In Microplitis demolitor isolate Queensland-Clemson2020A chromosome 10, iyMicDemo2.1a, whole genome shotgun sequence, the sequence TATTACATTCTGCCTTGTTTTTTGTCTTATTCTTTGTCATATTTATAGTCATAATTTTTGTCTTAATTAACATTTCATTTTGTGTCATAACTTTCATCTCAATTTTTGTCTTTATTCTCAtcttattttttgacttactTTCTGTCttattttttgtcttattCTTTGTCATATAGTCACAATTTTTGTCTTACTTTCTGtcttattttttctctcattcACTGTCTTTTTTGCTTgtcttaatttttaacttttttcttattttatttacagttttattttttgacttttttcttgtcttcatttttgtttttctttacaTCTTATTTTTTGTCTTACGATTTTTTGCTTACTTATGAATTGCTTGggaaattaataagaattatcgaaaaaaataattgcaagaAAACGGTACTGAGATGTTTTTTACCCCAGTCTAGCCTAGACGAAGTTACGCTGCATCTTTAACCAGAATCGGgtaaatgagtaaaaattgtaatttttttcactgacAATTGAATTTTCCGTggattaatgaaaattatagctaaaaataaaagcaacaATAAAGTActgatatttttctttatttcattCTAGCTCAGACAAAATTACGTGGCATCTTTgaccaaaatttaaaaccttaatgaaaattgtgaatttttagtcaattattaaaatgatactgctctttgaatatataaaagttattgaCTTTTGATTCATTATATTGAGTTAAAAAACGTCTTAgtccttttttgtagcaattttttttctctacaatTTCTATTTATTCGCGGAGTAGTATAATTATTagctataatttaaaaaaaaaatttacaatttttactaattttttaattcatagcTAAAAATGCCGTGTCACTTTGTCTAGGCGAGATCACGTATGATTATTCCAGTACTTTCCCATAGAGAATGTTTCAGTAAAAGTTTTGTCTATTCACatgtaactaaataaaaaaaaattcaaaactaacAACTCCGTGAAagtataaacaaaaatttagaaatattttttacttttcaaatgTTAGTTAAATACGCCACGTAACTTTGTCTAGATTCGATTGACCTCAAAGATATTTTAGTTCtcttttgtagagaattattCTCTCTATGATTATAGTCAATTCCTATAACAGTTGAACAATGCCCTGaaggttttaaaataaatttacaatgtttttcattttcacaATTCAACCTGAAGATGCCACGAAGCTTTGGTGACCCTAGCTTGACGTGAAAAACAGAAAAGTACTTtcttatagagaatttttatttattcatttaatttttatttgaagtcAGTTTGAACTGCTGTGCTGATATTGCTGACTTTAACCGTAGGGAGTGGTACGTTGAAGTCTTTTGGGGTTGTGGAAATTTTAACCTACGCGGCGAGAGTCAAATTCTTAACCAAGCTTGTTTCTAAGACCAGCTTGGAATTCGAACCCACGCCTGGTTAATGAGTTAGGCCGTGTCCTTTGACTACTCGGCTTACGTAGCCGgtaagagaatttttttttatatatacttattgtaaatttacatATCAGTTGAAGATTGAtccaaaaattcgaaaaagaaatgaaaattttcaataattcgtCCAATTTGAGCAAAAATTGTGAATTTGAAATTGTCTAAATTCTGCCaaagttatagtaatttaaaatttgaaagttgaaaataaaaaaaaattattttatgtaaatttttttttttatcgagtcAAGAATTCAACCTGAAAAATAATCACTGTAACCTTTCTTTcatttctcaataaaaatctgtgtatattaataaaaattttttttatttacatgttTAGAATGTTATTAATCCAAAACATATTCATGCTcttcgagcttgaaaatacttttgtatgcctttgttttcgaaaaaaatcgttttttactattttttcttaaacgatatctctcgaacgaataaaccgactGAGACGTTCaaggtagcaatcgacgcgttttattaagttctacaactgatcagatttggaaattgatttatcgagtcgtttttgagaaattttcaaaatagtaaaaaaatttttttttttaattctttcgacaacggtttctcttgaaagaaCTGACCAATTTTGATATTCGAGGTGGCATTtgacgcggcttatgaagcttcagagcccagttgattttgggATCAATCCATTGtgaacataaaaagttatccaaaagaaaacatttttgaaaaaagtttattgttggaatatctctgatcAAGCCATACCgatcaagtttaattttttttcagctttaagatattcgcaagccgcgtcgaatgacatctcgatgatcaaaatcggttcatccgttcaaaagttatagatatttacatacgtacgtaagTACgcacgtacatacatacactcggacatcatcgtgaaattagtcaggatagcttcctagaaccttaaaacgtcaagatctcttagaaattcgatttctgaaaatcggactgaaaacaataacttcccgaatttttttaaaatttgtaattttcttagcgggattttaaaaaaaccttttGAAATTGAAGAAATCATTGAAAACCGAAGAATCGCTCATTATGCGATTTTTGGcgaaaatgattaatttaaagcTTCGGAGcactaagaaagaaaaagcgcagctctttaaaattttcagggtttCTTCTGGAAACTTtaaggttgaaaaaaaaatcgtcggTATCCTTTGTTTACTTGTTATATCCAGTTATGccaagatttttaaatattccttagtatgcaaattttttccttttttcaatCAACATTGTCGctccgaaaaaatttttgtcatcaaAAGCCCTTATTTGTATCGTATAGAGGAAGTTTTGCAGTTTTCAGAACTCTACTTCCATTCTTCCTTTTTTAAGAGCAgcgaattaaagaaaataaaattacctaaaCGAGTTTGAAGGTaagatattaaaagaaaaaaagtttattgaagtccatagattttttttaaggtgaacaaaaatttggaaatttttttgtgttcgtTTTCTTAGGATTACTTCAGAAACATGCATGATAAGAAATTTCGAAACCCAGATCtgaaaactagaaacttgaagctacaatttgctttttatttttttggtgtacgaccattttcctCTGAATTACAGCAGGATTaaaattgctaaaaaatttacaattttttttacatcccTTAATTTCTGATAGTAAAGCAGTTTTTTTGAGtagaattttcaataaaaaatcggtctgtcggttgaccctgcggaccagccccaaaacttcccgctgttttcgacctcaaagagctcgaaaacattagtgtagatatattttcgagctcttcgagctcgaaaatgctatcacatgcaattgtttttttatgatcttttcaagctctaacaagttacctgttatgctgaagtttgaaaatttaagaatcgaaaatcatcaatgaagtggtttttaaaatttagttcctgattatgttcagtaaaataagtgtattgaggcagaaatcaatgtcagggataaaaatcaagatttaaataagttttgactcatgtaagaaacaataaaatatgaaatatccgataaaaatattaaaaactacgttttatcgattttttgttgataatatgatttaaactaaaaaccaagttcgatgacattatatgatcaaaagaaaccataaaaagatgagttggtatgatatcaggcacattttagtacgttatattatgatttatccggaaaaaataacataaaatattatttttttaacatttcaacgccgatatcttttgaattaatcaatcgattttgatagttgacgtggcaatcggcgcgttttattgaattctagagctgattcaaatttgaaatcgatcgcgtcagtcgtttcgaaaatatttagaaaataccGCTTTTCACCATTtatttctcccgcgataactctcgaacgaattatccgattttaatgtttgaggtggcaatcgacgcgttttattgagtactagagctgactagattttgaagtcgatcgtatgagtcgtttttgagaaatcaataaaaaactaaaaaaaaattttttttttttcgtaattcgcgaatattttcgagtctattcgatcaaataatctgaaattttcagaaaagttgaaggccaacaagctctttcgattgccacctcaaccatccaaatcgattcattagttcaaaagttacgaagagtttacatacatacatacacacacacacacacacacacacacacacacacacacacacacacacacacacacacatacatacactcggacatcattctgaaaatagtcagaatagcttcctaggacctcaaaacgtcgacatctgatgaaaactcgattttcgaaaatcggggtgaaaacaataacttcccgaaatttttgaaaatcgtcgattttcttagtgggaagttaaaaatgggcgaggtattatttcaaatatgggaactaaaaaattttttttgctatcaAAATTTGGtattctactttttttaataagaacattctaaattaatatctATAGTTTGGCAGCAACTCAAAGAAAAATCTCGTTTTGGACAGAAGAGGTTGGTAAAGTAGTTCtcgagtaaaaatttctttacgtGTTATGTACTGGAAAATTatcagttttaatttattgttattgtttagACAATCGTATTTGATCCTAGTCACAGCACTACTGTTACgtctagaaaattttcagtattaatttaatatttaacattatttgtAATGTTCAGGTTGAGCCAGGGAGTGTCACTAGACCCCCCAGTGGGCTCTGGTGGTCgattattgaatatattaattattttatttgtttcagtGATATAATATTCTTTTCCGACCAAGTTTTCATGGTGCTTATTAGTTATGGGATTGGGAGAATCCGGGATAGCCGATAGCAGCTTCCAGGACTGGGTAAATTATTGAGCAGCTGGAATCAGCGCCCAACATGAAATTGGTTATTTTGGATTATCAAGCTGCCGGTAGCAGTGTCCAATATTAAATCAGTGCTTTTTGAGCTGCCAGTAGCAACGCTCAAAATAACCTTGGAGTTATATGGTATTGGGTAGCCTAATGGCAGCTCGaaagttgaattattttgaaatgaatGGAGATTATTAAGCTTGAAGACTAGAGCAGAGTTTCAAGGTCTATGGGTTCTCTTCAAAGACTGACTGTTTAGTCGTtacaaaaatatgataaagCACAACTgagttgacaaaatgttgacgctgcatctTTTCAGTGTACAAATGCTAGATCTTAGGTTTTCTCTGCAAGAATCGTCGTGGCCCAGGTCTCATGCATTGTCATCTGTTTAAACTACTCACGCGCCACGGCGACTCTTGTCGTAACCAATTTCCGTTACATcaaataacattaatttattctaattaattaatttaacttaatcGATAACATATGACGAAAGCATAACATActctttttcgttttttttgtatctggtggaaaaataatatttttatctaaaaatcaGTGAGCAGTTTTATGAAAGGTACTTATACCTGAAAGATAATCAATCcgacatttaatttaatatttttcaacttgatttttttaatatcttgaAAACGATGATAGATACAGAAATGGTCTTGGTTTTGTTTTAGAGGGACCACTCGGggctattgaaaaaaaaaaatttcggaagaaaattctgaaaagtgaaaaatctTTCAAATTCCGAATTTTCACAAAACCGTCAAAATCGTATGGTGACACGAAATTTCGGGCAAAACATACcttcactgaaaaattataatttttgtccgacgatatctttggaacgaatgaaccgatttgaacATTCTTGGTAACAATCGAAAGGGCTCAACGAGACTTAAATGATTACATTTTGAGGTGAATCGGGCAAGTAGTTTATAAGTTATACGCAAAAAaccgaaaacaaaaaaaaatttttatttttattcttcgtATAACTCGTAGACTACATGACCAATCTAcctcaaaatctaatcaattCTAAGTTTTGGTGagccctttcgattgccaccaagaatgttcaaatcggttcattcgttccaaagatatcgtcggacaaaaaaaagtttacacacacacacacacacacacgggTAGACGACCATCCGGTAATAgccagaatagctttctaggacctcaaaattTCGAcctctgatgaaaactcgattttcgaaaatcggaccgaaactaataacttccctagtttgaaaatttgcaatttttttagcgagaaattaaaaatgtcattttatGTAAGAGAAAGTTTGTACGATCTAGTACGAAAAATGTGGAACGCATGCAATACATTACTATAGAATAGAGCAATTGATGAGAAAACTCACATATCGGTCTATTTCATTGGAGTCATCAATTATCGTTAACATGTCTCCCACGTTTATCCTTTTAGATCTTATAAGTATTTTCATAGCTATTCAAAACTcacaatcataaattttcaggacTATCTGTAAGAAGTTTGGAATCTGTATGTGGTTTTAATTCTTCATGAGCCTCagagatattattttatagttgtGAGTCTGTTTAAAAAACGTGGTACATtcgaaagttttttatttcaatcaatattttcggTTTTCTAATATTATGTGTGTgacattttgaaatcgatttttaatacCTTAACAACACCTGATTATATCTGAAATAGAATATCTTTATATCTTTCTATCAAactagttgatttttttttttgctgaaaaataaaattaagaagcAAGCAAAAAtcatgttttataaaatttatacttcggaaaatcaatacaaataaatgCCAGGTCAAATTAATCAAAAGTTTTGAATATATCTGGAGGTCCTAGCCGTCGCATTCTTTCCATCTCCTTCATTGAATCTTCATAAAATCCGCATTAAACGCTATTTGTTAATCTATCATTCAGTTGTGAGCTATATTCACGAATGTGTCGTCCAGAAGTTGATTATGAAAtgactataaaaattttagactgAACAGACAAACAAATAAACACGAATTTTCTGTTCGGTTttctttattgttattttttttttttttattttcttgcaCTATCATTAAGTTTTGAGTTATGTCTCAAATTTCAAGTCTCTAGTTCATTGGAAAGTAAGTTtgaaatcaattacaaaattccGCCCGAACAGTTCATAAATGCGAGTTAATAAAAACGTGGTGAAGTAATCCTTTTCATTCTCAAAATGACATTTTTCCTTAACTATTCGAGACTCagcggtgaaaaaaaaaaaatttttttttgccgaaattcaaaacttcataattttgaaacaaaaataaaacgcTTTTCTGAAATTTTCGACATCTCTTAAGACTGTTTGATGGTAaggtagtaaaaaatttgagcccgAAATTTCGTGTCACTATACAACTTTGAAAGTCTTGTGTCCTCTTTAAAACAAAACCAAGGTCATTTCTGTATCTAtcatagttttcgagatattaaaaaaataaagttgaaaatttagagaaaaggtaaaattttgaattttgaataactttcacaaacaaattttctttttttttttttcttcggcAAAtctttgttttatgataaaaaaaaagttgtcacgtaacgattcaaattattcaattttaattagttttaagttaaatattttaattcgatatttgaatttgaatcgtttcgcgggcattccgccatttcgccgatgagacggcagtccgtgcacggtgctagcgcatgcgcatagagtatgagagagcacgtgtgtggatttatttatttttataatttaaaaatacaaatgattGATTTTTGTACAATTTACGTTTTTATTTGTGATTTTGTGACAGTTGGGATGTATAATCCAGCGTAGCATTATGCCCCAACGATTGTTTAAGGTATTATTTCAttgaaacttgtcatccgactaaggatgtcagttaGTCGGaaattgaccgccgggtaacgGCAAATCGATACCTTGACTAATGACTCCGATGTCAagttaataagttataaataattattgtttcagTTACCgggtagaataaaaatatgaataagttgtaaataaatagttcatatatttaattaattaattatgtatcattcagatgtccaggaatgttttttttatattttatatttttaatttaagtaaggcccagggctgacaaaagTAATTATGATGGATattaagggcgacggtggtgccatgtgtgcgacgaccaacaggtggaggtttagATAAGGaagttagaaagatacggactagCTCTGTAGATAGACGCTGTTTTAgtataaagagaaaaaaaaattgttaattgttacAGTTTGTggattattagtaattaaagttattgtttAGCCATAattcaccgggtgaattaattcagattattgatattattttgctgatttggagattttgagtaagtactttgaattcGCTTCACGGCATATATTTTCCAggtgataacctcccccggtagttgttggtcacCGCGCcgggaaaaattaattaataaataaattgatactaGATGATACATGAtttctattgtttataattatcataattattatcatcgtTTATTATTGGTGGTTTTGTTCTGATATTATtgcgcatatatatatactagcagCCACCCGCCCGCTTCGCTGGGcacactattaattttaatctttatttcttatattaaatacaaaatgtatattttcttatcgataaatgaagtgaatttttaaaatttttagtcaggAAAAATAGTACGAGTCAATGCATTTGTCATTCACAGATTTCCGCATCACCCATGAGGTACTGTGTATTGGAATGCGTCCCCGTAATTTAACGTTGCGGGATCCCCAGGAGGCAtacacaacaaaaaaaaaattaagttttaactttttacaaaaatttatttctcataatgaacaaaaatataacaatcacTCAATACTtatcaatgaataaaattaacagtttTATACAGTTACAAACTTAAAACTTCCTTGTAAACAATGTTTTTCGTCTTTTTCTCTGGTTGAAGAATAATCAAGTTGTCCGGTGAACTGACTCTTGAGCATGCCACGTAAAACTGACCATGAGAAAAACAATCATGTCTCAAATCTACACCAGCTAATTTTAAACTCTGCCCCTGCGCTTTATTGATAGTCATAGCATAGCAAACCCTAACAGGAAATTGTAGACGTTTGAAGTTGAAATGTTAGTCAGATGGAACCAAAGGAATTCTTGGAATAAATACGACTTCTCCTTCATGTTTACCTGTTAAAATTGTagcttcaataatatttttatgtaaatttttcacttgtaGTCTGGTACCGTTACATAGTTTTGGAGGATTCAAATTGCGCAGTAACATTATTGGTGCTCCAATTTTAAGATTGAGAATATGAGATGGTATTCGGGGTGGATTGAGTGTATGTAAGAACTCGACAGGATAATGGACAGCATCATCAACTTCTACGACTGTATCAATAGATTTATGCTTCATTTGATTAGTTGATAGCTTTTCTATAAGATAGTTGTTAATGCTATTCGCTGAATCATTCGTTGGAGTCAGAATAGCTCTTTCTTTTAGCCATGAAGAGCAATTAACtccaattttattgatatctgGGTATATTTTATCAGTTAATGTAGTTAAATCATCAACAATATCACCTAGGTTATCCGGAATACTTATTCGTCCGTCAACTTCTGAAATTTGTCCATTCCCTATATCAATGAGtaactttgaaaattcttCTGCTCTCAAATCATGTTGTATATGAACGcgcatattaattttcaaagacaGTACGTTAACATGAGGCCATAAAACTGAGGATTTGAGACAGGCTTTGACTTCATCTGCACGTGTACCTCGTGGTACAACAGGTAAAGTTTGTCTGAAGTCACTAGCTAAAACAACAGTTATTCCACCCATTATTCGGTCACTATTTCTTATATCCTTAAGAGTTCTGTTGAGAGCttcaataacatttttgtgAGCCATAGTGCATTCATCCCATACTATCAGTTTTGCTTCTCTGATAACGTGAGCCATATAACTCTGCTTAGAAATATTGCATAGAATATTATCAGAATGATTCATTTCATGAGGTAATTTAAATGTCGAGTGAGCTGTTTTGCCTCCGTCAATTAAAGTAGCCGCAATTCCTGAAGAAGCAACAGCAATAGCAATACTTTTTTCACTTCTAATTTTCGCAagcaacaaattaattaagaatgTTTTTCCCGTTCCACCAGGAGCATCAAGGAAGAACAATCGTCCAGAATCAGAAACGACACTATTCAATATAGATTCATATGCTTCTTTCTGTTCTTTATTCAGTATCGGAACCCTTTTTATCACTTCTTCGGTTAACTTATCAGTGTCATAAGCTAATTCATTTAAACATTGTTGATTAATAATACCAGATTCTTGTTCTCGAGATGGTGAAGTGAAACCAAATTGTAAAAGAGTCTTACCTGACATAGCAATGACCATATCTTCAAGATTAATCAAACATTGATTGTAAACAATATCAACATCTAACTCAGAGTTTTCGCGATTCCTACTCATTCGTCTTTTAATATCGTCCGTGAAATTATCTCGATATTTATCCCATAATTTAATCGGATCTCCAACTTGGCAAAAAACTAACATAACAGCAAACAATTCACGTATTTTGTAAGATGAATCAGAAATTGAGACTTTTGCTAAAGTTTGATCCCAATGAGCATCGTCTTCGAGCAATCCCATTACTCTGCAAGCTTCTTGAAATGTAGGATAGATTACATCTTTTATAGTTCTTAAAGCCGTAAATGACTCTGGACCGCGAACTTCATGCAAAAGAAGACGGAGGTAATAACATTCAGTATTGGTAGGATGGACAGTATACACTCTGCCTAAAACATGATCTTTTTTTATGCCTAAATAACCTGGCACAATTTTTCCTTGTTTTCTTCTGTGAAACTGGTGTTTTCTCCAGACATAATAAGCTGGAACTtcacaatataataattttttcgcaaAATTGTCCACTTTACAGAGTTCAGAAAAAGCCATAAGTGTTGTTTTGGAATTGTTGATCTGATtgagtatattattttcattaaaaaaaaaactcgttgaccattttctaaatttacaGCAAGATGCAGAACTGAAGGGAATCTCTCGTGGATAGGAAAACTCAGTATTCGCCAAACTGCCTCAGAAGTGCTAATGTATCGTCCTGCTTCATACTTTGTCACTTCATCAAGATCTCCAACAGTGAATGCTGCTTGATCAGATCccttatttatatacttacaaatatatttaattgatttcacTGAGTTGCAAACTTCAACATTTATATGAGCTTTGAATGTACGACACAGGACAGGGTTATACGGTACCACCCATCGATTGTCTATTTTAATtccatttattattgttgttactCCACCATCTTCAGG encodes:
- the LOC128668824 gene encoding uncharacterized protein LOC128668824; translation: MTSFGSKEVKEGSFMPTFKVQGQVYHRIGSLMVENNQQPSFLQIYFVGDDNREREIRCGICPGIKPELIHQLQNLLHEHHQYIKDFKVAIESVPKNQKEFQVIINADKKPSGEHRGRFNAQMAKEVAVIIVRQNFEKRDIILNSRDDKLKRISEIHRAYDTLQYPLMFCRGEDGYYINIPKRDEKTKRPLNKTVSASEFYSYRIMERNGEENHLLLFRTLLNQFLVDMYAKIETERLNWIRNHQTNLRSEEYVHLKDALTKTDGQITEIGKMVVLPSSFTGGPRYMHERTQDATTYVRHFGRPDLFITFTCNPKWKEIEVLLVQGQKSHDRHDLTKRGLPHIYILLWLEEKLRPESIDKVISAELPNQDQDQELYEIIKINMIHGPCGSFNRNSPCMVDGSCTKKYPKHFIKETQTGEDGYPKYRRRSPEDGGVTTIINGIKIDNRWVVPYNPVLCRTFKAHINVEVCNSVKSIKYICKYINKGSDQAAFTVGDLDEVTKYEAGRYISTSEAVWRILSFPIHERFPSVLHLAINNSKTTLMAFSELCKVDNFAKKLLYCEVPAYYVWRKHQFHRRKQGKIVPGYLGIKKDHVLGRVYTVHPTNTECYYLRLLLHEVRGPESFTALRTIKDVIYPTFQEACRVMGLLEDDAHWDQTLAKVSISDSSYKIRELFAVMLVFCQVGDPIKLWDKYRDNFTDDIKRRMSRNRENSELDVDIVYNQCLINLEDMVIAMSGKTLLQFGFTSPSREQESGIINQQCLNELAYDTDKLTEEVIKRVPILNKEQKEAYESILNSVVSDSGRLFFLDAPGGTGKTFLINLLLAKIRSEKSIAIAVASSGIAATLIDGGKTAHSTFKLPHEMNHSDNILCNISKQSYMAHVIREAKLIVWDECTMAHKNVIEALNRTLKDIRNSDRIMGGITVVLASDFRQTLPVVPRGTRADEVKACLKSSVLWPHVNVLSLKINMRVHIQHDLRAEEFSKLLIDIGNGQISEVDGRISIPDNLGDIVDDLTTLTDKIYPDINKIGVNCSSWLKERAILTPTNDSANSINNYLIEKLSTNQMKHKSIDTVVEVDDAVHYPVEFLHTLNPPRIPSHILNLKIGAPIMLLRNLNPPKLCNGTRLQVKNLHKNIIEATILTGKHEGEVVFIPRIPLVPSD